tatttagttttttctcATAATGAACTaagaatttttttaattattataaaaataaatataataaaacacatatgtagtatttttaataaatgaactgcaaatttatttcattatttgaaTAATATTTTTCTTATAATAAAGCAAGAATTTAGCTGATTATTCATTAAAATAGtacaaaatttatttttatttattccaataatataataaaacatgtattatttagtttttttctaatAATGGAGTACATATTTAGCTCATTATctgttgtaataaaaaaacaataaacatgcTTAGTTTTTATAGTGAGTccaaatttttatttgtttattttttaataacaaaataaaatatgcatttattttttaaataataaagtaagaattttgcttgtttattcttattttaaatgtaagaaaacatgcattttgtaGCTTTTCTGATAATAAATATTCTAAAAGATGTTTAGTTTTTCTCATATTAAATAAAGAattttgattattatttattctatttataaaattttaaaaaaactttatttaatttttttcttgtaataaAGTAAGAATTtggttttatatttattttaataaatacaaaaaatgtgtatcttctattttgtctaaaaataaacaagaatttaactaattatttaatcaaattataaatataataaacatgcattttcaagtatttttctAACAATGAAGTAAGAATTTAGCTTAATATTTATtcaaataatgaattaaaaaatcTTATTTCTGAGTACAATAAATGCTAAGAAATGTATTTAGTGTGTATCATTGAAtttcatatttaattatttcaactaaaatgcaaataattgCATGTGGCGTTATTATAATAAGCAAAGTAATCATTGTACTTGTacttaatataataataataaatagaagTATTTTCCTTAGTTAATATACTACTCATGTATTTTATCTGAGCTTCATTCTTCACTCAGGTTATTTACAGTCTGTGTCAGCTGAATGggataagttttttttttcaacgcTGCATGCAACAAGAGAACAGAAATGAGACTCAGCCCTCATGAAGCTCCACCCCTGACAcgactcttcttttttttttcctcctgacaCAACAGGAAACAGCAAGACAGTTTGCTGTTATTCTGCGTCACAGAGAAGAGACACGTACCTGTTTTAACTTTTAACTTCCAGATTTTCCTTGGAAGCAGGAAGACAACAGCAGcactgggaacactgggaatGCTTCTGGTAATGtactctgtctgctgctgttagTTCATACCAGGAGACAGGAATAACTACAAAAGTGAAAGTAACTCTGCACTGACGCCATGGCTTCTAGATCAGTGGAAAATCTTACCTGTCCTGTCTGCCAGAACATTTCTAAAGATCCGTTTAGACTGTCGTGTAACCACAGCTTCTGCAAAGACTGTTTGCGCAGCTACTGGGCAGAGAAAAACGATCGAGTCTGTCCAGTCTGTAAGAGGAAATCTTCGAAAGAACTTCCTACTGTTCACTTTTCGTCCGAGAAGAGCCAGCAGAGCAAAGATCCAATCTGCAATCTGCATTCTGAAAAATTTAGCTTCTTTTGTGAGGACGACCAGCAGCTTTTATGCAGCGTCTGCAGAGATGCAGGAACACACCAGGACCACACGGTCAAAGCGACTGCCGAGGCCGCTCAGGAACACAAGAAAACACTCAAGATTTCCCTGAAACCGCTGCAAACCAAACTGAGGCTGGTCCATCAGGTGAAGGGAAGCTGCCACCAAACAGCTGAGCACATCAAAGTTCAGGCTGAAGACACCGTGAGGAGGATCAAGGAGGAGTTCAGGAGGCTTCACCAGTtcctggaggaggaagaggaggacaggtTGGCTTCActgagggaggaggaagagcagaaGAGTCGGAGGATGGAGCAGCAGATCGAGGCTTTGAGTAAAGAGATATCGGCTCTTTCAGAAACCGTCAGAGCCACAGAGAAGCAGCTGAGagctccagatgtttccttcctGGACAGCTTCAAGGCTGCAGCCGAGAGAGTCCAGCAGCAACATCTGCCCGACGATCCTCAACTGCCGTGTGGAGCTCTGATCGATGTGGCCAAACATCTGGGCAACCTGAGCTTCAATGTGTGGACCCAGATGAAGGAGATGGTCTCCTACAGTCCAGTGATTCTGGATCCAAACACCGCTCACCCAGACCTCATCTTGACTGAAGATCTCACCGGTTTGAGGCAGGCGGAGGAGAAGCAGGAGCTTCCTGACAACCCAGAGAGGATCGACCACTTCTTCTCCGTTGTCGGCTCTGAGAGCTTTGACTCAGGGTCTCACAGCTGGGAAGTGGAGGTTGGAGATAACTCAGCCTTCGTTCTGGGCGTTTTGACGGACTCCAATCAGCGGAAGGGGGTCATCTGGCCCGCACTGTGGAGGCTGATGTTCTGCGGAGGTGAATATAAAACACTGTCGCCGCTCGACACTGGATCTGACGTGAAGGTGACGACAAACCCAGAGAAGATCCGAGTTGAGCTGGACTGGGACGAAGGACGGCTGTCGTTTTTCAACTCGGACACCAACgaacacattcacaccttcaAAACCACTTTCACCGACAAGCTGTTTCCATACATCAGCAGCTGGAGTCACGTCCCGATAAAAATTGCAGCGCTGAACGTTTCTGTAACAACAGAACCATGTGGTTAGAGCAGCTACTGCAGAAATCAGAAAGTTAATCAGAAAACCTTTGTTGTCTGTGCTTGTGAGTTTTCCCGTTCATTGTGTATCGATTTTGAATCGTGgtcactttaatttgttttttttgatgagTTCTTCAAAGTCTCACAGTTATCAGGGGAAGTCATATCTGTCTTAGTGGCCTCCATGATTCGTCACTTTTTTTGCACGGTTGCTAAGTTTTTAAGCCTGCTACAAGTATTTGTTTGTGCcttaaaagatgctaaaaccaCACCTTCAAGCTAAAAGTCACTATAAGCCTTTATACAGAGTTATTTGCTCTATTGCAGTATATGTAGTATACAGTATGTGTCTaatctcagattttgttcatgtaaacatgtttttctaaAGCTGTCAGATGCTGTAAACATCAAACAGGAAGTGTAAATGAACTTAGCATTAATATGGAATTTCTTAAAGTTAATTTAACTTTTAAGCttctagtttttgtttattatcttGCTTGTATCTCTTATGAATAAATACACGGCATATTGTATATAAATTTACATAAACAAGGGTTAAATAATCACATGAATTCTAATTCTGATAGCGAaatctgtttgaaaacaaaatgaaatggcAAATTAGCCGACTTCCCAGCATGCATTTGGAAGTTAAAACTCAATCATTTGTTACTGTAGTTTAAAGAACACATATATGAAGGAAATCTGCTGTGAGTCTTCCAGACACTTATAATTTAATAAAGCAGTTCGTTGCCAAAAATATTCTCAGAGAACTTCAGGGAATGTATGTTTAAACTGAGCCAGTTTAAACTGATTTGCAAAATTGCCTCTGTCGAATACTGaattctgcatttctaaaaattgTATGTATTTGTCCAAGCTACATACTTTTTAGTTACTGTAGTATCTGCACATATTTGATTGTatgttttagtgtatttttgtgttcagAATTTTAAACATGAAGTAAAAATATGAATGTATTTTGCAATCATTAATCACTTTAGTCTGCAGTTTAGAGTCATAGTATCTGCAagctttatatttatatttggcTTTATTTCTGTTGAAGGATGTGTGATTTGTGACTGTTAGAATTAGCAGAGAAGGACATTATTTAATTGGTCAAATGTGCaaaatggaataaaagaaatataaaacaacatatcttataaaatgttttattgaggTGAGCTTTGCATTCTGTGAACTGCTGtgattattttcagtgtttcctctgaagCGAGTACAGAGTGATAATCAGTGGAACTTTTGAGtgacttttgtgtcatttcccaTGAATATAACTGCTGTGAAATCTCAAATACAACTGCTGCCTGTcctcagtcaaaaaaaaaagagcaaaaaacgATAAAACAACCATTCCCTCATGAGGATTATAATATAAATGTAATGAAGAAGCAGCAAAGGGAGAATAAGTTGAGTTAAAAATcgagaaacaatatttttttgtaaatgataaaagacagacaaaatagACCATTTGtataaataaacagacaaataaacaacatataATTACATGGAAATGCTCAAAAACaattgctgttattattattattattattattaaataatatttattatattaattaattatcattaaatagacaaattaaaacagaattgcacaaagatgctaaaaacactactactactaataatgacgataatgttaataataataataaatattattatcattattattattttaacatataatacaattaaaatgatataatataaataataatattatgaTACTTTGTTCTTACTCttaaataatgacaataataataatagaaaatatataaataaagtaaGTGTTattaatgacaataataataatgaaaaaaataacaagaacagcaacaataatgataacaataatacatctttgttttatttatataatttgttatttatttactctCTTATTTACATAcgtttttaatctttttattatttttgtatgacTCTTTGTTACGTCATTACGTTCCCTACGTGCTGTTGATGTCGCTATAGCCGGAAGTGAGAGCGAGAAGGTGAATGTGAGGTAAACAGGGGAAAATGGCTGTTAGTATTCTGTCCAGAGGTCTCGGTTTGTTTCGGCTCAGCAGGAGAACAA
This is a stretch of genomic DNA from Acanthochromis polyacanthus isolate Apoly-LR-REF ecotype Palm Island chromosome 1, KAUST_Apoly_ChrSc, whole genome shotgun sequence. It encodes these proteins:
- the LOC110969012 gene encoding nuclear factor 7, ovary-like codes for the protein MASRSVENLTCPVCQNISKDPFRLSCNHSFCKDCLRSYWAEKNDRVCPVCKRKSSKELPTVHFSSEKSQQSKDPICNLHSEKFSFFCEDDQQLLCSVCRDAGTHQDHTVKATAEAAQEHKKTLKISLKPLQTKLRLVHQVKGSCHQTAEHIKVQAEDTVRRIKEEFRRLHQFLEEEEEDRLASLREEEEQKSRRMEQQIEALSKEISALSETVRATEKQLRAPDVSFLDSFKAAAERVQQQHLPDDPQLPCGALIDVAKHLGNLSFNVWTQMKEMVSYSPVILDPNTAHPDLILTEDLTGLRQAEEKQELPDNPERIDHFFSVVGSESFDSGSHSWEVEVGDNSAFVLGVLTDSNQRKGVIWPALWRLMFCGGEYKTLSPLDTGSDVKVTTNPEKIRVELDWDEGRLSFFNSDTNEHIHTFKTTFTDKLFPYISSWSHVPIKIAALNVSVTTEPCG